Part of the Bacillus sp. N1-1 genome, AGCATATCGATTAACTTCTCAAGAAAGATTTGTGTTTCCTTCCACTTAAATACATAGTTCGCGACTTCTTCTTCCACACCTGTTTTTGGACGCAAATGCTCCACATAGTGAGGGTTTGGAAGAAACCGAATGTCAAAAACAAGGTCAGCATCAATCGGAATGCCGTATTTAAAGCCAAATGACATCACGTTTACGCCAAAATTTTCTTTTTCATTGTTCGAAAAGCGATCCATGATTTTCTCTCGAAGTTGAACCGGTTTAATATCGCTTGTATCAATAATTTGTTGGGAGCGGCCTTTCAGCTCTTCCAACATTTCTCGTTCTTTTTGGATACCTTCAAGCGGCAAACCTTCTGGTGCAAGCGGATGAGAGCGCCTTGTTTCTTTATAGCGTCTGACAAGTGTTGAGTCTTTTGAATCAAGGAAGAGCACTTCTGCATCTAAGCGATCATGTGAATCCAAATGATCGACGGCTTCCACTAGATGATCAAAGAAATCTCCACCGCGTAAGTCCATCACGAGCGCAACTTTATTTAACTTCCCTTCTGATCCGTCAACCATTTCAACGAACTTCGGTAAAAGGGCTGGTGGCAGGTTATCAATACAGAAGTAGCCAATATCTTCAAAACACTGCATCGCAACCGTTTTACCCGCACCACTCATTCCTGTAATAATGACCATATGAATGCGTTTATCGATTAAATCGGTCATTTTCCCCACTCCGTTTCTCAATTTCTCTTATTGGTACGCTTCTAATTAAGACGGGTCAAGCCGATAAGAAAGTAATTTGAAATCGGGGGTATAGGTGAATGTACCATAAATTATTCCATGGCCTTTCATCATATAGTCAAGAATATGATAATCTCCCGGAGCCATTGGAAGGTCACTCACATCATCTGTTTTTACCCATGCTACTTTTCCTTCTGCTGACTTTTCAACCGATTCCCCATCGTATTCTGTTGCAAGAAACGTAAACATCATCCATTCAGACTTAGTTACTTCATTTTCTTTAATAATGAATGTGAAAATCCCTTTAAGTTTGGGGTTCTTTAAATAGACACCTGTCTCTTCTCGGAACTCGCGAATCACCGAATCACGGATGGATTCTTCCGATTCCATCTTTCCACCTGGTGCAACCCACCAACCTCGGCGCGGCTTTTGTAGTAAGAGTACACGATCATTTGCTTCGTCGTTTAAAATGCAGTTTGTTACACGTTGCACAATTGTCACCTCAATTCAATCATCCTGTTAGTATACGAAAGCCTGAAAGAAGCTCAGACTTCAAGATTTTCTACCCATAGTATACTATGATTGCTGACCATGAACAATGAGAGCGGTTTGATCAGCCCTGAAGATTTGTCTCATTCAGGCAAAAAAAGAGCACGGTGCATAAATGCCCGTGCAAAAGAGTGAATCTATTTAAAGGGGGTTAAATCTAATATTAGTTTACCCCATTTGTATTTCACCGTTGTTACAGCCAAATTAAAAGCGAATGACGCGGTGACAGGCACCACCCGATACCGCTCGAAGGCTGTCGAAATGCGGTTTTAATGCGAGCTACAAAGAAAAAGCAGAGGATCACCCTCTGCTTTTATACCGAATTAGACTAGTGCTTCTTTTCCAGCATCTTCTAGTGATTCGATGTAGTGCTGAACAGATTGTGCAGCGATACTACCATCACCAGTTGCTGTTACGATTTGACGAAGCATTTTGTCACGAATGTCACCTGCTGCATAGATACCCGGAACCTCCGTCGCCATGTTTTCGTCTGTAACGATATAGCCTTCTTCGTTCGTAATATCAAGACCACTAACAGCTTGGTTTAATGGAAGCATACCGATGTAAATAAAGACACCGTCCGCACTGAATTCACGCTCTTCACCAGTTACCGTGTTTACAAGTAGCGTTTTATTCACCTTGCCATTTTCACCTAGAATTTCTTTAACCGTATGGTTCCAGATGAAATCAATTTTTTCATTATCAAACGCGCGCTGTTGAAGAATTTTCTGTGCTCGTAGCTGATCACGTCTGTGTACGATGGTTACTTTAGAAGCAAACCGTGTAAGATACACGCCTTCTTCAACAGCTGAATCGCCACCGCCAACTACAACAAGCTCTTTGTTCTTAAAGAAAGCTCCATCACAAACCGCGCAATAAGAAACACCGCGGCCGCTATACTCTGCTTCACCTGGAACACCAATCTTCTTGTATTCAGCGCCACTCGTTACAATAATGGCCTTCGCATGAAATTCTTGATTCCCAGATACGACTGTCTTGTAGTCACCGTTATCGCGAATTTCTTTCACATCACCATATTGATATTGAGCGCCAAATTTCTTCGCGTGCTCAAACATTTTCGTAGAAAGATCTGGACCAAGAATGCTATCAAAACCTGGATAGTTTTCTACATCTTCTGTATTTGCCATTTGTCCGCCCGGAATCCCGCGTTCAATCATAAGAACGTCGAGATTAGCACGAGAAGTGTATACAGCTGCAGTCATACCTGCAGGCCCGGCACCGACAATAATGACATCATAAATTTTTTCACTCATCTGCTTCACTTCCTTCACGTTTTGCTAAATTACATTAATTATTAAAGAATAATGTTTCTTATTTAAAATCATATCTGATTGTTGATAAGAAGTCTACCAGTCTGCTCAGAGGTCATTCGTTTCAAGTAAGCTAGTTAACTTTTTACGGTAAGCATATATGGTCGATCCAGATACACCGAACGCATTTGCGACTTCGATTTGAGTGACGTTTATTTGTCTTACTTTATGCCACATGTAAAACATCGCAGCAGCAGTTGCTTTCACGTTATGAAAGGCTTCGCTACTATCTGAAAGTTTAACATAACAAGGCAACCAGATCATCGCAATTAGCTCATGCAAATCTGAGTCACTAATATCTGCCTGCTCTAGCTCAGCAATAACACGCATTCCTGATCGTACGTATTCGGGGAAATCTGTCTGTGTACGTACCGTATACGTCCCTTCATCATCTATGATTTGGACCGGTTCGTCAGCAAGTGTGACCGCAATATACGCCGAAAGCTCTTTAACAAGAAGAGGTTCATCTTTTCGTTTACAATAGGTTTGTAGAATCGAAGCACCTTCTGGATCTCGTCTCGTATAAAGAAGCATCAGATGCGTCATTCTGGCATGATAATCGTGTTTCCCCTCAGGATCTTCCACTTCTTGAGGCATCTGTGACCGGTAGCTAACCTGGTTTTTATGAAGCGTACCCGCTTCTAGCTCTGTCAGATAATGCTCTGCCATTTCATTCTTTGCATCAACAGTTTGAACCTTTTTCCAGTAACGCTTTGCAAGATCAGGACGATTCAGTTGATACGCAGAAACGGCTAGCCAGTGATAGAACGGCACGTCCCACATGTGTCGGGTACTCTCAACTTTACGTAGCCAGTGAAAGGCAAGCTCATGTTCACCCAAAAACCCAAACGTGCTTCCTAATTTATACGAATGATCAGGATGAATCGGGTAGACATTCTTAAGCCTCTCAAGCATCACATCACGTTTAACATGTTGACCGAGGAAATCATAGAAAAGCGTTAAGTTACAAACCGCGTTTAGATTCCCTTCATTTTTCGTTAAAACGTCATCGAGTACTTCGACGGCTTCCTCATACTGCTCACTATAAAAATAAGCGAGGGCCAGGTTATTGTACGCCGGCCAAAACTCAGAATAAACTTCTGTCATCCGCTCAAGTAACTCAATTGCTTCAAGAAAATGCCCCGCTTCAATCGCTTTACGAGCGGCTTCATGCTCTTGAATCAACTGTTCTTCTTCGCCAATCTCCTGTGGTAAATGCTCGGATTGCTCGAACAAGATGAGGTCGACGAGCTCCTCGGCCTCTTCCATAAACTCACCTTCTGGCTCATGCTTAAGGTAAATTCTTGCATGCTCTTCCGTTTGTTTAAACAGACCCATATGTGCAAAGTTGTTCGCAAGGAAAAAGTAGCAATCATAGTATTCAGGATCAAGATCGTCAAGAACAAATTTCAGCCATTCATTTGATGCTTCATATTCGCCTAATTCCGACAGGACCGCTGCAAGTTGACATATATAATCGACTTCTTCGGGGACAAGTTTAACCGCACGTTCAAGATGCTGTCTTGCTTTATCCAAATTCCGTTGCTGATAGGCTCTCATGGCCTTTTTATAAAAATAATCTCCGTCCTGAACGAACGGAATCAGTCGGCCTTTCATTTCCGAAGAAGCATGAAGTTCTTTCCTCATGTTTCCCCCCAATAATATTTCTTCAAGTAATTCTATTACCAGTCATATCCGTTCAAAAGTATAACATACATCTACTTCCAACCGTAAAAGAAAATAAGTAGAAAAAACTGGCTAAATGCTCATATGCGCTCTTCGAATCGTTTTGATCTGACGCAACTCAAAATAAAAACGAGCTCATCGGCTCGTTTTTATTTCCACATATCTTTTTTTCGCTTTGAGATTTCTTGCGCAATAAAACCAATTCCCATTCCAAGCAGCACACCAGGTCCTGGTTGACCAAGAAAAAGTCCAATAGCAAGTCCCACAAACATGAAGCCTACAAACATGTAACCTCTCTCCATTTCTCGTAATTGAATTTACTCTTGTCTACGAATGGAAGAGAAAAAAGTTTCATTATTTTGAAGCGTGTCGTTCCTCAAGTACCTGAAGAACGTCATCGAGCGCACATTCCTGCTCTCTTAACAGTACCATCAAATGGAAAATCAAGTCGGCTGATTCCCACGTAAGTTCTTGATGGTCGCGGTTTTTAGCTGCAATAATGACTTCAGAAGCTTCTTCGCCAACCTTTTTTAGAATCTTATCAACACCTTCATTAAAGAGATAAGTTGTATAAGCTCCATCTGGACGCTCGGCTTCTCTTTTAGCAATCGTTTGTTCAAGTGTATTGAGGATAGCAAAACGATCCGCGTTCGGCTTTCCTTCTTCTGAAAGCAAAGTATCACTGAAACAAGAGTAAGTCCCTTTATGACAGGCTGGTCCTTCGGGATTTACAAGCACAAGAACAGCGTCTTGATCACAGTCATAGCGAAGATCAAGAACGTGCTGTGTATTGCCTGAAGTCGCTCCCTTATGCCATAGTTCTTCACGCGAACGACTGTAAAACCACGTTTCCTTTGTTTCGATTGTTTTCGTTAGAGACTCTTTGTTCATATAAGCTAGTGTTAACACTTCTTTACTCGTTGCATCCTGTACAATCGCTGGCACAAGGCCTTTTTCATCAAATTGAATCATTTCGGTATTCATCGAATCGCCACCCCGTTTTGTTTTAAGTAATCTTTCACGTGTGATAGTGAGGTTTCTTTATAGTGGAAGATCGATGCGGCAAGAGCAGCATCTGCTGAAGCATCGTGGAAAACCTCGAGAAAGTCTTCAGAAGACCCTGCTCCCCCTGATGCAATGACAGGAATGGAAACAGCTTCGCCAATCGCTTTCGTTAGCGGAACATCAAACCCATCTTTACTTCCGTCCGCATTCATACTTGTTAATAAAATTTCGCCTGCACCCATTTCCTGAGCCTTGATCGCCCACTCAACAGCGTCCCATTCCGTTGCCGTACGACCACCGTGCGTATAAACGCGCCATGAATTTGTTTCTTCTTCCCACTTCGCGTCAATCGCAACGACCATACACTGTGTTCCAAAATAATCAGCACCTTCACGAATCAATTCCGGTCGTAGAACAGCGGCGGTATTCATCGATACTTTATCCGCTCCAGCGCGAAGCACACGTTTCATATCTTCAAGCTTATTAATGCCGCCCCCGACGGTAAAAGGAATAGCAAGTTCCGCTGCCACCTGCCGCACCACGTCGACCATCGTTTCTCTTCCTTCGTGTGAAGCAGAGATATCTAAGAAAACAAGCTCGTCTGCTCCTTCTTCATCGTACACTCTCGCTAACTCAACGGGATCGCCGGCATCTCTAAGACCTACAAACTGGATGCCTTTCACAACGCGGCCGTCTTTAACATCAAGGCACGGGATAATTCGTTTCGTCAGCATCCCTAGACCTCCAGCGCTTGTTTTAATGTAAATTGATTCGTGTAGAGAGCTTTTCCGATAATTGCACCGCTAATCGAGTCACTTCTTTGTTCCAGGCTTTTCACATCGTTCAGATTGCTTATCCCACCTGAAGCAATCACCTCTTTACCCGTAGCTTCACCAAGTTCAGCAATCGCTTCAACGTTTGGACCTGATAGCGTTCCGTCTTTTGAAATATCCGTAAAAATGAAAACCTCTGCTCCATGCTCAGCAAGTTCTTTTCCGAGATCCACAGCTTTAATTTCGGAAGTTTTTAGCCAGCCTTCAACTGCGACATACCCATCTCTTGCATCGATTCCTATCGCGATCTTTTCTTTATATTTCGTGAGCATTTTTTTAACAAAGTCCGGGTCAGATATGGCACTACTACCGAGGATAATCCGATCAACACCATTTTCAAGGTAAAAAGAAACGTCTTCTTCCGTTCGAATACCGCCACCAACTTGTACACGCGCCGATAAGTTGTTGGCCACCTCAAGAACGTAACGATCATTCACACGCTTTCCCTCTCTTGCTCCGTCAAGATCAACCATATGGATCCACTCGGCTCCGTCATCAGCAAATTGCTTTGCCATATCAAAAGGCGAATCGCCGTAAATGGTTTCTTTGTTGTAATCACCTTGCAAAAGGCGGACACATTTGCCGCCTCTCATATCAATAGCAGGATAAATGGTAATTGGCATCTTATGCGTCATTCCTTTCTACGTATTGGGCATAGTTTTTTAAAATCGCAAGACCGGCATGACTGCTTTTCTCAGGGTGGAACTGGGTGCCAAACACCTTTCCTTTTCCTACAACAGCCGGAACTTCCTCAGCATAATCAGCTGTTGAAATTAAAACATCACGATCATCTGTATCAACATAATAGGAGTGAACAAAATACACGTGCTCATCTCCGACATCATTCATTAAAAAGGAATCAGGCTGATGGATGACTAGTTTGTTCCATCCCATATGCGGAACTTTATAGGCGTTACCAGCTGCATCTTTGCCAGGAAACTTCTTTACTTTACCCGGTAAAAAAGAGAAGCCCTTCGCATACCCATTTTCATCACTTTCTTCAAAAAGAAGCTGCATGCCAAGACAAATGCCAAGTAACGGTTTACCTGTTTCCACTTCTTTTTCAATAAAAGCTTTTAAGCCCGTTTCGGTTAAGATCGCCATCGCATCACGAAAAGAACCAACTCCAGGAAGGAGAAGTCCAGTCGCTTTTGCGAGCTCCTTCTCATCTTCTGAAACAAAATAGTCATATCCGAGACGCTCAAGCGCTTTACTCACGCTGTATAAATTCCCCATGCCATAATCAATAATACCGATCATTTACAGCATTCCTTTCGTTGATGGCACACCTTTTACTCGAGGATCGATTAGCGTTGCATCGTCTAGAGCACGTCCGAGCGCTTTAAAAATGGCTTCAATGATATGGTGCGTATTGTGTCCGTAGTGAACGATCACATGTAAGTTCATTCTTGCTTCAATCGCAAGCTTCCATAAAAATTCATGAACCAGCTCAGTATCAAACGTTCCAACACGGTTTGATGGCAGCTCTACACGATATTCAAGGTGAGGACGATTGCTTAAATCCACGACAACCTGAGCGAGTGCGTCATCCATCGGAACAAACGCATTGCCATATCGCTTAATGCCTTCTTTTGTACCAAGCGCCTGTTTTAGTGCTTCACCAAGGCAAATTCCAATATCCTCTGTTGTGTGGTGATCATCAACCTCTGTGTCACCATTTGCCGCGATCGCTAAATCAAACTTGCCATGCTTTGTAAAAAGATCAAGCATGTGAGTAAGAAACGGGACGCCGGTTTGCAAATCGGTTTTTCCGCTTCCGTCCACCCCAAAGGATAGGTTAATAGATGTTTCAGAGGTTTCTCTTGAAATGGAACTTTTTCTTTCTTCACTCATACTAAATCCTCCAATCGAAGTTCAACAGCTCTCGCGTGAGCATCAAGCCCTTCAAGCTTAGCCAGCGCCACGATGCTGTTACCGTTCTTTCTCAATGCTTCCTTACTATATGAAATAATGCTTGATTTTTTAATAAAATCATCTACTGACAATGGACTTGAAAATCGTGCGGTTCCGTTCGTTGGGAGCACGTGGTTAGGTCCAGCAAAATAATCCCCAACAGGTTCGGAGCTATAAGGACCAAGGAAAATCGCTCCTGCGTGACGAATTTTCCCGAGAAGCGTCATCGGTTCATCGACCATGATTTCAAGGTGCTCAGGAGCAAGCTCATTCACAGCTTCAACCGCTTCAGCAAGGTGATCAACGACATAAATCATGCCATAATCCTCAATCGACGTTGCAGCAATTTCGGCGCGCGGAAGTTCAACTAACTGTTGCTTCACTTCTTGTTGAACCCGCTCAGCTAGGGTTGCTGATGTTGTTACAAGAACTGCGCTTGCCCGTTCATCATGCTCAGCTTGTGATAAAAGATCTGCTGCAACATAAGCCGGATTCGCATGTTCATCCGCTAGCACAACAATTTCACTCGGTCCAGCGATCATATCAATATCGACGATCCCAAATACTTCTCGTTTCGCAAGAGCAACGAAAATATTACCCGGTCCTACGATTTTATCTACAGGAGCAATTGTTTCTGTACCATATGCAAGTGCTGCAACTGCTTGAGCGCCGCCAACTTTAAAAATTTCCGTGACGCCTACTTCATTTGCTGCAACAAGAACACCAGAAGGTACATTTCCGTTTGAGTCAGGCGGTGTGACCATCGCAATTCGCTGTACACCTGCTGCGATCGCAGGGATTACGTTCATTAGTACCGATGAGGGATAAGCAGCTTTTCCACCAGGAACATAAACACCAACAGAATCAAGTGGCGTCACTTTTTGTCCTAGCATTGTGCCGTCTTCAGCAGTCGTAAACCATGACTGGCGGCGCTGACGCTCGTGAAACGTTTGAATGTTCTTTGCGGCCTGTCTAATCGTTGTGATGAGTTCATCAGTTAAATCGCGATAGGCTGTTTCAATTTCCTCAGTTGAAACGCGCAGTTCTGTTAAGTCTGCTCCATCAAACTTCTTTGTGTTTTCCTTAACAGCTTCATCACCAGTTGCTTTAACTTGTGAAAGAATAGAAAGAACAGCCTGACGCTGCTCTTCCGTTCCTTGCTCAATCGATCGCTTAATTGAAATGCCTTCGTTCCGATTAACGATTTTCATCTGCACTCTCTCCTTCCACAACCGCAGAAAGACGTTCGACCATATCGTCAATAATGGCGTCTTTCGTCCGATAACTTACCGGGTTTACAATAAAGCGAGATGTGATCGGCTCAATGAATGCCGTTTCCATTAAGCCGTTTTCCGTTAGTGTTCGACCTGTTGAAACAATGTCAACGATGCGATCCGCAAGACCAATCAGTGGAGCAAGCTCGATCGATCCATTTAGCTTAATGATTTCAACTTGCTCACCCTGCTGACGGAAATAGTTTGAAGCAACGTTCGGATATTTTGTTGCGATCTTCGGTGCCACCCCTTTAATTGGTCCATCCGATAGTCCAGCAACGGCGAGGTAACAGCCACTGATTTTCAGATCAAGCACTTCATAAACGTTTCGTTCTTCTTCAAGCATGACGTCTTTACCCGCAATCCCAACATCCGCTACGCCGTGCTCAACGTATGTTGGAACATCCATTGGTTTCGCTAAAATAAAACGAAGATTTTCTTCTTCTATATCGATAATTAACTTCCGTGAATCATCAAACTCAGGGGGAAGTTGATAACCAGCATTTCGAAGCAATTCTACAGCTTCTTCAAAAATACGCCCTTTCGGCATGGCCATCGTTAGCATGACTACATCCCCTTTCCGTTTTTACCGATTAAATACGTTACGTCATCAAAGCGCTCAGAGTAAGCATCAAGATTCGTTACGCCGCTTAACTCC contains:
- the rapZ gene encoding RNase adapter RapZ, producing MTDLIDKRIHMVIITGMSGAGKTVAMQCFEDIGYFCIDNLPPALLPKFVEMVDGSEGKLNKVALVMDLRGGDFFDHLVEAVDHLDSHDRLDAEVLFLDSKDSTLVRRYKETRRSHPLAPEGLPLEGIQKEREMLEELKGRSQQIIDTSDIKPVQLREKIMDRFSNNEKENFGVNVMSFGFKYGIPIDADLVFDIRFLPNPHYVEHLRPKTGVEEEVANYVFKWKETQIFLEKLIDMLAYMLPQYKREGKSQLVIGIGCTGGKHRSVAFAEHIGHHFESEYRTNITHRDIEKGKGHK
- a CDS encoding 8-oxo-dGTP diphosphatase, with the protein product MTIVQRVTNCILNDEANDRVLLLQKPRRGWWVAPGGKMESEESIRDSVIREFREETGVYLKNPKLKGIFTFIIKENEVTKSEWMMFTFLATEYDGESVEKSAEGKVAWVKTDDVSDLPMAPGDYHILDYMMKGHGIIYGTFTYTPDFKLLSYRLDPS
- the trxB gene encoding thioredoxin-disulfide reductase → MSEKIYDVIIVGAGPAGMTAAVYTSRANLDVLMIERGIPGGQMANTEDVENYPGFDSILGPDLSTKMFEHAKKFGAQYQYGDVKEIRDNGDYKTVVSGNQEFHAKAIIVTSGAEYKKIGVPGEAEYSGRGVSYCAVCDGAFFKNKELVVVGGGDSAVEEGVYLTRFASKVTIVHRRDQLRAQKILQQRAFDNEKIDFIWNHTVKEILGENGKVNKTLLVNTVTGEEREFSADGVFIYIGMLPLNQAVSGLDITNEEGYIVTDENMATEVPGIYAAGDIRDKMLRQIVTATGDGSIAAQSVQHYIESLEDAGKEALV
- a CDS encoding tetratricopeptide repeat protein; this encodes MRKELHASSEMKGRLIPFVQDGDYFYKKAMRAYQQRNLDKARQHLERAVKLVPEEVDYICQLAAVLSELGEYEASNEWLKFVLDDLDPEYYDCYFFLANNFAHMGLFKQTEEHARIYLKHEPEGEFMEEAEELVDLILFEQSEHLPQEIGEEEQLIQEHEAARKAIEAGHFLEAIELLERMTEVYSEFWPAYNNLALAYFYSEQYEEAVEVLDDVLTKNEGNLNAVCNLTLFYDFLGQHVKRDVMLERLKNVYPIHPDHSYKLGSTFGFLGEHELAFHWLRKVESTRHMWDVPFYHWLAVSAYQLNRPDLAKRYWKKVQTVDAKNEMAEHYLTELEAGTLHKNQVSYRSQMPQEVEDPEGKHDYHARMTHLMLLYTRRDPEGASILQTYCKRKDEPLLVKELSAYIAVTLADEPVQIIDDEGTYTVRTQTDFPEYVRSGMRVIAELEQADISDSDLHELIAMIWLPCYVKLSDSSEAFHNVKATAAAMFYMWHKVRQINVTQIEVANAFGVSGSTIYAYRKKLTSLLETNDL
- the hisIE gene encoding bifunctional phosphoribosyl-AMP cyclohydrolase/phosphoribosyl-ATP diphosphatase HisIE, producing the protein MNTEMIQFDEKGLVPAIVQDATSKEVLTLAYMNKESLTKTIETKETWFYSRSREELWHKGATSGNTQHVLDLRYDCDQDAVLVLVNPEGPACHKGTYSCFSDTLLSEEGKPNADRFAILNTLEQTIAKREAERPDGAYTTYLFNEGVDKILKKVGEEASEVIIAAKNRDHQELTWESADLIFHLMVLLREQECALDDVLQVLEERHASK
- the hisF gene encoding imidazole glycerol phosphate synthase subunit HisF, which codes for MLTKRIIPCLDVKDGRVVKGIQFVGLRDAGDPVELARVYDEEGADELVFLDISASHEGRETMVDVVRQVAAELAIPFTVGGGINKLEDMKRVLRAGADKVSMNTAAVLRPELIREGADYFGTQCMVVAIDAKWEEETNSWRVYTHGGRTATEWDAVEWAIKAQEMGAGEILLTSMNADGSKDGFDVPLTKAIGEAVSIPVIASGGAGSSEDFLEVFHDASADAALAASIFHYKETSLSHVKDYLKQNGVAIR
- the hisA gene encoding 1-(5-phosphoribosyl)-5-[(5-phosphoribosylamino)methylideneamino]imidazole-4-carboxamide isomerase; this encodes MPITIYPAIDMRGGKCVRLLQGDYNKETIYGDSPFDMAKQFADDGAEWIHMVDLDGAREGKRVNDRYVLEVANNLSARVQVGGGIRTEEDVSFYLENGVDRIILGSSAISDPDFVKKMLTKYKEKIAIGIDARDGYVAVEGWLKTSEIKAVDLGKELAEHGAEVFIFTDISKDGTLSGPNVEAIAELGEATGKEVIASGGISNLNDVKSLEQRSDSISGAIIGKALYTNQFTLKQALEV
- the hisH gene encoding imidazole glycerol phosphate synthase subunit HisH, which produces MIGIIDYGMGNLYSVSKALERLGYDYFVSEDEKELAKATGLLLPGVGSFRDAMAILTETGLKAFIEKEVETGKPLLGICLGMQLLFEESDENGYAKGFSFLPGKVKKFPGKDAAGNAYKVPHMGWNKLVIHQPDSFLMNDVGDEHVYFVHSYYVDTDDRDVLISTADYAEEVPAVVGKGKVFGTQFHPEKSSHAGLAILKNYAQYVERNDA
- the hisB gene encoding imidazoleglycerol-phosphate dehydratase HisB, whose product is MSEERKSSISRETSETSINLSFGVDGSGKTDLQTGVPFLTHMLDLFTKHGKFDLAIAANGDTEVDDHHTTEDIGICLGEALKQALGTKEGIKRYGNAFVPMDDALAQVVVDLSNRPHLEYRVELPSNRVGTFDTELVHEFLWKLAIEARMNLHVIVHYGHNTHHIIEAIFKALGRALDDATLIDPRVKGVPSTKGML
- the hisD gene encoding histidinol dehydrogenase: MKIVNRNEGISIKRSIEQGTEEQRQAVLSILSQVKATGDEAVKENTKKFDGADLTELRVSTEEIETAYRDLTDELITTIRQAAKNIQTFHERQRRQSWFTTAEDGTMLGQKVTPLDSVGVYVPGGKAAYPSSVLMNVIPAIAAGVQRIAMVTPPDSNGNVPSGVLVAANEVGVTEIFKVGGAQAVAALAYGTETIAPVDKIVGPGNIFVALAKREVFGIVDIDMIAGPSEIVVLADEHANPAYVAADLLSQAEHDERASAVLVTTSATLAERVQQEVKQQLVELPRAEIAATSIEDYGMIYVVDHLAEAVEAVNELAPEHLEIMVDEPMTLLGKIRHAGAIFLGPYSSEPVGDYFAGPNHVLPTNGTARFSSPLSVDDFIKKSSIISYSKEALRKNGNSIVALAKLEGLDAHARAVELRLEDLV
- the hisG gene encoding ATP phosphoribosyltransferase, which translates into the protein MLTMAMPKGRIFEEAVELLRNAGYQLPPEFDDSRKLIIDIEEENLRFILAKPMDVPTYVEHGVADVGIAGKDVMLEEERNVYEVLDLKISGCYLAVAGLSDGPIKGVAPKIATKYPNVASNYFRQQGEQVEIIKLNGSIELAPLIGLADRIVDIVSTGRTLTENGLMETAFIEPITSRFIVNPVSYRTKDAIIDDMVERLSAVVEGESADENR